The proteins below come from a single Bacteroidia bacterium genomic window:
- a CDS encoding ABC transporter permease: MTKYILRQILYSLSILWGIATLVFVLFNLLPGDPSRLMLGQRSDVETANNIRKELGFDLPLSRQYLLFLNDLSPIAALSTNPESHAFSDTSKYGRPIRLLGIGSDKFLCIKKIYLRRSYQSKKDVSDILLETFPGTAVLAISATLLAIFIGIILGVVCALKQDSLLDRSLLMLSVTGISMPSFVAALLILWVFAFLLGDFTGLPISGSLYEIDEFTGEHLVLKNLILPSITLGIRPLAIVVQLTRNAMLDVLGMDYVRTARAKGLSPAIVLFKHVITNSLNPVITAISGWLASLMAGAVFVEMVFGWKGLGFTMLQALNNYDLPVVIGAVLLVSVVFVFINILVDISYAILDPRIRLG; encoded by the coding sequence ATGACCAAGTATATCCTCCGACAAATCTTGTATTCCCTCTCCATACTTTGGGGGATTGCTACCTTGGTTTTTGTTTTATTCAACTTGCTTCCGGGTGATCCTTCCCGACTGATGTTAGGTCAACGAAGCGATGTTGAAACTGCCAATAATATTCGAAAAGAACTGGGATTCGATCTTCCATTATCCCGCCAATACCTGCTGTTTTTGAACGATCTTTCCCCAATTGCGGCCTTATCGACTAACCCTGAATCCCATGCTTTTTCCGATACTTCCAAATATGGACGACCTATAAGATTACTTGGAATAGGGTCCGATAAGTTTCTGTGCATCAAGAAGATATACCTCCGTCGTTCTTACCAGTCCAAAAAGGATGTTTCCGATATATTGCTCGAAACCTTTCCCGGGACTGCCGTACTTGCCATTTCCGCCACCCTCTTGGCTATTTTTATAGGGATTATCTTGGGAGTGGTTTGTGCCCTCAAGCAGGATTCCCTTCTCGATCGATCACTTCTCATGCTTAGCGTAACCGGTATTTCCATGCCTTCGTTCGTTGCTGCCTTGCTCATTCTTTGGGTTTTTGCCTTTCTATTGGGCGATTTTACCGGACTTCCCATTAGCGGTAGCTTGTACGAAATCGATGAGTTTACCGGAGAGCATCTGGTTTTGAAAAATTTAATTCTGCCATCTATAACGCTAGGTATCAGGCCTTTAGCTATTGTGGTTCAACTTACCCGAAATGCTATGCTCGACGTCCTCGGAATGGATTATGTTAGAACTGCTCGAGCCAAAGGACTTTCACCAGCCATAGTTTTGTTTAAGCATGTGATTACCAACTCGTTAAATCCGGTTATTACTGCCATTTCAGGATGGTTGGCATCGCTCATGGCCGGAGCTGTTTTTGTTGAAATGGTTTTTGGTTGGAAAGGATTGGGATTCACCATGTTACAAGCCTTAAATAATTATGATTTACCGGTTGTTATTGGTGCTGTTTTATTGGTATCGGTGGTTTTCGTTTTTATCAACATCCTGGTCGATATTTCTTATGCCATCCTGGATCCCCGCATCAGACTAGGGTAG
- a CDS encoding type IIA DNA topoisomerase subunit B, whose translation MAEEEVVKYDEDNIRTLDWKEHIRLRAGMYIGKLGDGSSTDDGIYILIKEVIDNAIDEFVMGNGRTVEITVKDKRVKVRDYGRGIPLGKVIDCVSRINTGGKYDSLAFKKSVGLNGVGTKAVNALSTYFRVQSIRDEKTKVAEFNQGNIVLDAPIEDCNLRKGTIVTFEPDDTIFHNFHFIHQYIEKMCWNYCYLNPGLTIYLNGDKIYSENGLKDLLQNNISEEILYPIIHLRGNDIEVALTHGNSYGEEYYSFVNGQFTTQGGTHQSAFREEIAKVIRNFYKKDFETTDIRTSIIAAVSVKVMEPVFESQTKTKLGSAVIAPDGPSLKSFIGDFLAKELDNYLHKNPETADALLRKILQSERERKDMAGIKKLAKERARKASLHNRKLRDCRLHFNSTDERRLETTLFITEGDSASGSITKSRDVNTQAVFSLKGKPLNCYGMTKKVVYENEEFNLLQAALNIEESLDDLRYNNIVIATDADNDGMHIRLLMITFFLQFFPDLVKNGHLYILQTPLFRVRNKKETRYCYSEEERISAIEALGPRPEITRFKGLGEISPDEFKHFIGKDIRLDPVIIGKDAHISQLLLYYMGGNTPDRQMFIIDNLRVEADLVEN comes from the coding sequence ATGGCAGAAGAAGAAGTAGTTAAATACGACGAAGACAATATACGAACCCTCGATTGGAAAGAACATATTCGCCTTCGGGCCGGTATGTACATCGGTAAATTGGGCGATGGCTCCAGCACCGACGATGGTATTTACATTCTCATTAAAGAGGTAATCGATAATGCCATCGATGAATTTGTAATGGGAAATGGTCGTACCGTTGAAATTACAGTGAAAGATAAACGGGTTAAGGTAAGAGACTATGGTCGGGGTATACCGCTTGGTAAAGTTATTGATTGTGTTAGCCGTATCAATACTGGCGGTAAATACGATAGCTTGGCGTTTAAAAAGTCTGTAGGTTTGAATGGGGTAGGTACCAAGGCTGTCAATGCGCTAAGCACCTATTTTAGGGTTCAAAGTATCCGCGATGAAAAAACCAAAGTAGCTGAATTTAACCAAGGCAATATTGTATTGGATGCACCCATCGAGGATTGCAACTTGCGTAAAGGAACCATAGTGACCTTCGAACCGGATGATACCATTTTTCATAATTTTCATTTTATTCACCAGTACATTGAAAAAATGTGCTGGAACTATTGCTACCTCAACCCAGGCCTAACCATTTACCTAAATGGAGATAAAATTTATTCTGAAAATGGACTGAAGGATCTGCTTCAAAACAATATCAGTGAAGAAATTCTTTATCCTATCATTCACTTGCGAGGCAATGATATCGAAGTGGCCCTTACCCATGGTAATAGCTATGGGGAAGAATATTACAGCTTTGTTAATGGTCAATTTACCACTCAAGGCGGTACCCACCAGTCTGCATTCCGCGAAGAAATAGCCAAAGTGATTCGGAATTTCTATAAAAAGGATTTTGAAACTACCGATATCCGCACCAGTATTATCGCTGCTGTAAGCGTGAAGGTAATGGAGCCTGTTTTTGAGAGTCAGACCAAGACTAAATTGGGTTCAGCCGTTATTGCGCCGGATGGTCCTTCCTTGAAGTCATTTATTGGAGATTTTCTAGCCAAGGAACTTGATAATTACCTGCATAAAAATCCGGAAACTGCCGATGCGTTGCTTCGGAAAATTTTGCAAAGCGAAAGGGAAAGGAAAGACATGGCAGGTATAAAAAAATTGGCCAAAGAGCGAGCAAGAAAAGCCAGTTTGCACAACCGAAAATTGCGCGATTGCCGATTGCATTTTAATTCCACCGACGAACGAAGACTTGAAACTACCTTGTTTATTACCGAGGGAGATAGTGCAAGTGGTTCTATTACCAAAAGCCGGGATGTAAATACACAGGCCGTATTTAGCTTAAAGGGTAAACCTTTGAATTGCTATGGAATGACTAAAAAAGTGGTTTATGAAAACGAAGAGTTCAATCTATTGCAAGCCGCTCTGAACATTGAAGAATCACTCGATGATTTGCGCTACAACAATATTGTAATTGCTACCGATGCTGATAACGATGGTATGCATATTCGTTTGTTGATGATAACCTTCTTTTTGCAATTTTTCCCTGACTTGGTAAAAAATGGTCACCTGTATATTCTTCAAACGCCCTTGTTTAGGGTTAGAAACAAGAAAGAGACCCGGTATTGCTACTCGGAAGAGGAAAGAATTTCTGCTATTGAAGCCTTGGGTCCTCGTCCGGAAATTACCCGATTTAAAGGACTTGGAGAAATATCCCCGGATGAGTTCAAACATTTTATTGGAAAGGATATTCGGCTAGATCCGGTTATTATTGGTAAAGACGCCCATATTAGCCAATTGCTTTTATACTATATGGGTGGAAATACTCCGGATAGGCAAATGTTCATAATTGACAATTTGAGGGTAGAGGCTGATTTGGTTGAAAATTAG
- a CDS encoding alkane 1-monooxygenase — MRTKSLKYWMVMQGPIIGIISFYGHGILAWLLPIYAFVIIPIAELFLPASTQNMSEMEEEVALADPFYDWVVYLLVPIQYGLLAFYLYIVCFTENSTWDFAGKTFSMGIACGILGINVAHELGHRIKPSERFMSKALLLTSLYMHFYVEHNRGHHKNVATPNDPATSRYGEVVYFFWIRSIINSWLSAWSLEAKRMKKEGKSTLSFSNEMIRYIFIQLGFIGLIYLVFGLKGMLSFLAVATIGFLLLETVNYIEHYGLTRKKSQGDNYERVLPVHSWNSNHFIGRLLLFELSRHSDHHYKASRKYQILRHFEDSPQMPTGYPGMIVLALVPPIWFYVMHRNIEKYSEMHPEAVKAWA, encoded by the coding sequence ATGAGAACCAAATCGTTAAAATATTGGATGGTCATGCAAGGACCGATTATTGGAATAATTTCCTTTTACGGACATGGAATATTAGCCTGGTTATTACCCATTTATGCTTTTGTAATAATTCCTATTGCCGAATTGTTTTTACCCGCTTCCACTCAAAATATGTCAGAAATGGAAGAGGAAGTTGCATTAGCCGACCCTTTTTATGATTGGGTGGTTTATTTGTTGGTTCCCATTCAATATGGTTTATTGGCTTTTTATTTATATATTGTTTGCTTTACTGAAAATTCCACCTGGGATTTTGCAGGAAAAACCTTTTCCATGGGAATTGCTTGTGGTATTTTAGGCATTAATGTTGCCCATGAATTAGGGCATCGGATTAAACCCTCCGAAAGGTTTATGTCCAAGGCTTTGCTTTTAACTTCCTTGTACATGCATTTTTATGTGGAGCATAACCGGGGGCATCATAAAAATGTGGCAACTCCAAACGATCCTGCAACATCCAGGTATGGTGAAGTAGTTTATTTTTTTTGGATACGCTCAATAATAAATTCTTGGCTCTCTGCCTGGTCATTAGAAGCCAAACGCATGAAGAAAGAAGGTAAATCCACATTGTCATTTTCCAATGAAATGATTAGGTATATCTTTATTCAACTTGGCTTTATTGGTTTAATTTATTTGGTATTCGGTTTGAAAGGTATGCTTAGCTTTTTAGCTGTAGCCACTATCGGATTCCTATTGCTTGAAACGGTGAATTACATTGAGCACTATGGGTTAACCCGTAAAAAAAGTCAAGGAGACAATTACGAAAGGGTATTGCCTGTTCACAGTTGGAACTCCAACCATTTTATTGGCCGGTTGTTGTTATTTGAATTATCCCGCCACAGCGATCATCATTACAAAGCTAGTCGTAAGTACCAAATTTTGAGACATTTTGAAGATAGTCCTCAAATGCCAACCGGTTATCCAGGAATGATTGTTTTAGCTTTGGTACCGCCGATTTGGTTTTATGTGATGCATAGGAACATTGAAAAATATTCTGAAATGCATCCGGAAGCTGTTAAAGCTTGGGCCTAG
- a CDS encoding T9SS type A sorting domain-containing protein, giving the protein MQRIIWSSLIISLLWINQINAQTWATDVAPILFSKCGSCHNPGGVGHYSLLTFEDAFYLRYSIQDKVVTGKMPPWPPDTTYNRLAHERILSQQEIQTISSWVDNGAASGDLSIAPQPPVYNNGPELLDYDLELTMPTYTVNTVSDLYRCFVLPPNLTQDKMISALEVIPGNKNIVHHVLVFSDTTHQAAAFDAADLEPGYTNFGGIGTQNPTLLAGWVPGSTAMKLPTNFGIKLFANADVVIQIHYPSAVFNQADSTKIRIKFASSTTGIRQVNTAPILNHVFGLTDGPLVIPPNTTKTFHETYTIPAVNVSVLSVAPHMHLIGRKIVAYAVSPAQDSIPFIRINDWDFHWQGFYNFKKVVKIPASSTLWGEAFYDNTTANPFNPANPPQTVSLGEGTNDEMFLVYFQYTPYYPGDENIVIDSSDFFTGTQEFDFSDKIKTLQVYEPYPNPAGSNLFLDFYNPSCSNVQLRIRDLNGKILLSEMYEDILPGVTTKKFNVETYSRGTYLFELESNGLIRSKTWIKE; this is encoded by the coding sequence ATGCAAAGGATTATTTGGTCTTCATTGATTATTTCCTTATTATGGATTAATCAAATAAATGCACAGACTTGGGCTACTGATGTTGCTCCTATTTTATTTAGCAAATGTGGGAGTTGTCATAATCCGGGAGGAGTTGGACATTATTCATTATTGACTTTTGAGGATGCTTTTTATTTACGGTATTCCATTCAGGATAAAGTTGTAACCGGAAAAATGCCACCTTGGCCTCCGGATACCACCTATAATCGTTTAGCTCATGAACGAATTTTGAGCCAGCAGGAAATACAAACAATTTCATCCTGGGTAGATAACGGAGCTGCAAGTGGAGATTTATCTATAGCACCCCAACCTCCGGTTTACAACAATGGTCCGGAGTTGTTGGATTACGATTTGGAATTAACTATGCCAACTTACACTGTTAATACCGTATCTGATTTGTATCGGTGTTTTGTTTTACCTCCCAATTTAACTCAGGATAAAATGATTAGCGCCTTAGAGGTAATTCCGGGGAATAAGAATATTGTTCACCACGTTTTAGTTTTTTCTGATACAACCCATCAAGCCGCTGCCTTCGATGCCGCTGATTTAGAGCCGGGTTATACCAATTTTGGAGGAATTGGAACACAGAATCCGACTTTATTGGCCGGCTGGGTTCCGGGTTCCACTGCCATGAAACTGCCAACCAATTTTGGAATAAAATTGTTTGCGAATGCGGATGTGGTGATTCAAATTCATTACCCCAGTGCGGTGTTTAACCAAGCAGATAGCACTAAAATTCGCATAAAGTTTGCCTCCTCAACCACCGGAATAAGGCAAGTCAATACTGCACCCATTCTGAATCATGTTTTTGGATTAACCGATGGACCATTAGTTATTCCTCCAAATACCACCAAGACTTTCCATGAAACCTATACCATACCGGCTGTAAATGTTTCTGTTTTAAGCGTGGCACCACATATGCATTTGATTGGTAGAAAGATAGTTGCATATGCTGTGTCACCGGCACAAGATTCTATTCCTTTTATACGGATAAATGATTGGGATTTTCATTGGCAAGGTTTTTATAATTTTAAAAAAGTGGTTAAAATTCCGGCAAGTTCCACTCTGTGGGGAGAGGCCTTTTATGATAATACCACCGCCAATCCATTTAATCCTGCTAATCCACCTCAAACAGTTAGTTTGGGCGAAGGAACAAATGATGAAATGTTCTTAGTTTATTTCCAGTACACTCCGTACTATCCCGGTGATGAAAATATAGTAATTGATAGTTCAGATTTTTTTACCGGAACTCAAGAATTTGATTTTTCAGATAAAATTAAAACCTTGCAAGTTTATGAACCCTATCCTAATCCGGCCGGGTCAAACCTGTTTCTGGATTTCTACAACCCATCTTGTTCCAATGTTCAATTGAGAATTAGGGATTTAAATGGAAAAATTCTGCTCTCCGAAATGTATGAAGACATTTTACCCGGCGTAACAACCAAGAAATTTAATGTGGAAACATATAGCCGTGGTACCTATCTTTTTGAATTGGAATCCAATGGGTTAATTCGTTCAAAAACCTGGATTAAGGAATAG
- a CDS encoding AMP-binding protein: MDKNLWLKNYPEGIPHEISPNTYNNVLEIFEQSCKNYSDLPAFENMGAILTYQDLERLASNFAAYLQNKTDLKPGDKIAIQMPNVLQYPVALYGAMKAGLIIVNTNPLYTPREMEYQFNDSGAKAIVIVANFANSLEQVIKNTSIKHVFLTEIGDLMGFPKKHIVNFVIKYVKKMVPGFNLPGAIPFGDAVANHGLKYNKVKILPDDIAFLQYTGGTTGVSKGAILNHFNIVANMEQMKAWMQTAVNERTEIIITPLPLYHIFSLTVNCLGFMAMGGKNVLITNPRDIPGFVKELGKHKFTIVTGVNTLFNALLNNPDFNKLDFSHLKVTVGGAMAIQKQVAEKWKQVTGCVLTEGYGLTESSPAASANPIVGGKDRIGTIGLPIPSTEFKLTDDDGNEVPIGEPGEIWIKGPQIMQGYYNKPDETAKVITVDGWLKTGDVAIFTEEGYFKIVDRKKDMILVSGFNVYPNEIEDVVASHPGVLEVAAVGVADEKSGEVVKIFVVKKDPNLTEDSVHAYCKENLTGYKLPKYIEFRTELPKTNVGKILRRALRDEKK, from the coding sequence ATGGATAAGAACCTGTGGCTTAAGAATTACCCGGAAGGCATTCCGCATGAAATTAGTCCCAACACCTACAACAATGTGTTGGAAATTTTTGAACAAAGTTGTAAAAATTATAGTGATTTACCCGCGTTCGAAAACATGGGTGCTATTTTAACTTACCAGGATTTAGAGCGATTGGCCAGTAACTTTGCAGCCTATTTACAGAACAAAACAGATTTAAAGCCTGGAGATAAAATTGCTATACAAATGCCGAACGTATTGCAATATCCGGTGGCTTTGTATGGAGCTATGAAGGCCGGATTAATTATTGTAAATACCAATCCGTTATATACTCCTAGAGAAATGGAATACCAATTCAATGACTCGGGAGCTAAAGCTATTGTAATTGTGGCAAATTTTGCCAATAGTTTGGAGCAGGTTATTAAAAACACCTCCATTAAACATGTTTTTTTAACCGAAATTGGAGATTTGATGGGATTTCCTAAAAAGCATATTGTCAACTTCGTTATTAAATATGTTAAAAAGATGGTTCCGGGCTTTAATCTTCCCGGTGCAATTCCTTTTGGTGATGCAGTGGCAAACCATGGACTAAAATACAATAAGGTTAAAATTCTTCCGGATGACATTGCCTTTTTACAATACACAGGAGGTACAACCGGTGTTTCTAAAGGAGCTATTTTGAACCACTTTAATATAGTGGCCAATATGGAGCAAATGAAGGCCTGGATGCAAACGGCAGTAAATGAACGAACCGAAATAATTATTACTCCGCTTCCTCTTTACCATATTTTTTCTCTTACTGTCAATTGCTTAGGTTTTATGGCAATGGGAGGCAAAAATGTACTTATTACCAATCCAAGAGATATACCCGGATTTGTAAAAGAATTGGGAAAACATAAATTTACCATTGTTACCGGAGTAAATACATTGTTTAATGCTTTACTTAATAATCCGGATTTTAACAAATTGGATTTTAGTCACTTAAAGGTGACAGTTGGAGGGGCAATGGCTATTCAAAAACAGGTAGCCGAGAAATGGAAACAAGTTACCGGCTGTGTTCTTACCGAAGGGTATGGATTAACTGAAAGCTCTCCTGCTGCCTCTGCCAATCCAATTGTTGGTGGAAAAGATAGGATTGGTACCATAGGTTTACCTATTCCAAGTACGGAGTTTAAACTTACCGATGACGATGGAAACGAAGTTCCAATTGGCGAACCCGGCGAAATCTGGATTAAAGGTCCTCAAATTATGCAAGGTTATTATAACAAACCGGATGAAACGGCCAAGGTAATTACCGTAGACGGTTGGCTAAAAACAGGTGATGTGGCTATTTTTACCGAAGAAGGCTACTTCAAAATTGTGGATCGTAAAAAGGATATGATTTTGGTTTCCGGATTTAATGTTTACCCCAATGAGATTGAAGATGTTGTTGCCTCTCATCCCGGAGTGTTGGAAGTTGCTGCAGTGGGTGTAGCCGATGAAAAATCAGGTGAAGTGGTAAAAATATTTGTTGTCAAAAAAGATCCAAATCTCACCGAAGATTCAGTTCATGCCTATTGTAAAGAAAATTTGACCGGTTATAAACTGCCTAAATACATTGAGTTCAGGACAGAATTGCCTAAAACCAATGTCGGTAAAATTTTACGAAGAGCACTTAGGGACGAAAAGAAGTAA
- a CDS encoding FMN-binding negative transcriptional regulator: MYIPKHFHMKDEDILSFIKEYPFGILISQSPDGIKATHIPFLLKQTNDSFVLIGHIAEENQHAKFLNQGEHLIILNGSHAYISSSWYKNTNVSTWNYEAVHLYGTIRILNEVELVNALTDLTNTYESHQENPRTMDKIPDKMVKAYIREIVGFEFQPTKIEAKSKLSQNRNKEDYHSIVNHLEKQNDFLAHQVAEQMKKKGLK; this comes from the coding sequence ATGTACATTCCTAAGCATTTTCACATGAAGGATGAGGATATCCTATCATTTATTAAGGAGTATCCTTTTGGAATTCTTATTTCCCAATCACCGGATGGAATTAAGGCTACCCATATTCCCTTTCTTCTAAAACAAACCAATGATTCTTTTGTTTTAATAGGGCATATTGCCGAAGAAAATCAGCATGCCAAATTCTTAAACCAAGGCGAGCATCTAATAATCTTGAATGGTTCTCATGCCTACATTTCTTCTTCTTGGTACAAGAATACCAATGTTTCTACCTGGAATTATGAAGCCGTTCATTTGTACGGAACTATTCGGATTTTGAATGAAGTTGAATTGGTAAATGCCTTAACCGATTTAACAAATACTTACGAATCGCATCAAGAGAATCCAAGAACCATGGATAAAATTCCGGATAAAATGGTCAAAGCCTACATTCGTGAAATTGTTGGATTTGAATTTCAGCCAACTAAAATTGAAGCCAAGTCCAAACTTTCTCAAAATAGGAATAAAGAGGACTACCATTCCATTGTTAACCACCTGGAAAAGCAAAATGATTTTTTAGCTCATCAGGTGGCTGAACAAATGAAAAAGAAAGGATTAAAATAG
- a CDS encoding tetratricopeptide repeat protein, with the protein MKAIFGICIGLLIFLGSCRKTTTPEGEGENLVYAKQFTTTADEEHLEGNYQSAMANYDFAISLSPTYAIAYCNRGKTKKELKDYNGALADYNKAIALDPKMAEAYINRSVILGLYQDSLGELRDVQKSLELNPNLAEGYNAMGVIYRKKGDFTKAIQMYNRAIAILPTNPIFYNNRGMSKRKLMDYSGALKDYTKAIELDPKFALAYYNRAIAKIKLGDLVSAEEDKEIYSEIESMKTFQ; encoded by the coding sequence ATGAAAGCTATTTTTGGCATTTGTATAGGATTGCTCATATTCTTAGGCAGTTGTAGAAAAACTACAACACCTGAAGGAGAAGGCGAGAACTTAGTTTATGCTAAGCAATTTACCACAACAGCAGATGAAGAGCACCTGGAAGGAAACTACCAATCGGCTATGGCAAATTATGACTTTGCTATTTCATTAAGCCCTACTTATGCTATTGCCTATTGCAACCGAGGAAAAACAAAAAAAGAACTTAAAGATTACAACGGAGCATTAGCAGATTATAACAAAGCCATTGCTTTGGATCCCAAAATGGCAGAAGCTTATATTAATCGTTCGGTTATTCTAGGTTTATACCAAGATAGTTTAGGAGAATTAAGAGATGTGCAAAAAAGCTTGGAACTCAATCCTAACCTAGCCGAGGGTTACAATGCAATGGGAGTAATTTACCGAAAAAAAGGCGATTTTACCAAAGCAATACAAATGTATAACCGAGCAATAGCAATTTTGCCTACCAATCCTATATTTTACAACAACCGTGGAATGTCTAAACGCAAACTCATGGACTATTCCGGAGCACTAAAAGATTATACCAAAGCCATTGAATTGGATCCCAAATTCGCCTTGGCATATTACAACAGGGCTATTGCCAAAATTAAACTTGGAGATTTAGTTTCTGCCGAAGAGGATAAAGAAATTTATTCGGAAATCGAATCTATGAAAACCTTTCAATAG
- the rlmB gene encoding 23S rRNA (guanosine(2251)-2'-O)-methyltransferase RlmB, whose amino-acid sequence MENRNKSGIIFGIHPVLEALKAGKELEMVFVQTGLRGQGFQELQKWLSDKKVVVKHVPIQKLNQFTRQNHQGVVALISEVDYQPIEEIVTGIFEKGLNPLIVVLDRITDTRNLGAIARSAESAGAHAIVVPAQGSALINGDTIKTSAGALNHIPVCKVKNLTDTLVYLKTSGLQIVAATEKANSFYYQTNLSLPTVILMGSEETGISSNLFKLCDAQVKIPMLGQTGSLNVSVAAGILLYEAVRQRVS is encoded by the coding sequence ATGGAGAATAGAAATAAATCCGGTATTATTTTTGGAATACATCCTGTACTGGAAGCACTTAAGGCCGGCAAGGAGTTGGAAATGGTTTTTGTTCAAACCGGTTTGAGAGGACAAGGTTTTCAGGAATTGCAAAAATGGCTTTCTGATAAGAAGGTTGTAGTTAAACATGTTCCAATTCAGAAACTTAACCAGTTTACCCGCCAAAATCACCAAGGGGTTGTGGCTCTAATTTCAGAAGTGGATTATCAGCCCATTGAAGAAATTGTGACAGGTATTTTTGAGAAAGGACTTAATCCATTAATTGTTGTTTTGGATAGGATAACAGACACCCGAAATTTAGGTGCTATTGCACGTTCTGCTGAAAGTGCCGGTGCTCATGCTATTGTTGTTCCAGCCCAAGGATCTGCCTTGATTAATGGGGATACCATAAAAACTTCTGCTGGTGCATTAAACCATATTCCGGTTTGTAAAGTGAAAAATTTAACCGATACCCTTGTGTATCTCAAAACTTCCGGGCTTCAAATTGTGGCTGCTACCGAAAAGGCTAATTCATTTTACTATCAAACCAATTTAAGTTTACCAACGGTTATCCTAATGGGATCAGAAGAGACAGGTATTTCATCCAACCTATTTAAATTATGTGATGCCCAAGTGAAAATTCCAATGCTCGGACAAACCGGAAGTCTCAATGTGTCAGTTGCGGCAGGTATATTATTGTACGAAGCAGTAAGGCAAAGAGTATCGTAA
- a CDS encoding CoA transferase subunit A, with the protein MNKTVANADEAIRGIESGMTLMLGGFGLCGIPENCINALVKKGVNQLTCISNNAGVDDFGLGLLLKNHQIKKMISSYVGENAEFERQLLSGELEVDLIPQGTLAERLRAGGAGIPAFFTPAGYGTEVAQGKEVREFDGKKYILENWLKADFAIVKAWKGDTHGNLIFKATARNFNPMMAMAGKITIAEVEELVPAGELDPDQIHTPGIFIQRIFKGVDYEKRIEQRTTRKRELSL; encoded by the coding sequence ATGAATAAAACGGTTGCCAATGCGGATGAAGCCATCCGGGGAATTGAAAGCGGAATGACCTTAATGTTGGGCGGATTTGGGTTGTGTGGAATTCCGGAAAATTGTATTAATGCATTAGTAAAGAAGGGTGTAAACCAACTTACTTGTATTTCAAATAATGCAGGAGTGGATGATTTTGGGTTGGGATTGCTGTTAAAGAACCATCAAATTAAAAAGATGATTTCGTCCTATGTAGGTGAAAATGCTGAATTTGAAAGACAATTATTATCAGGCGAATTGGAAGTGGATTTAATTCCTCAAGGCACTTTAGCAGAAAGATTAAGGGCGGGTGGAGCAGGCATTCCTGCATTTTTTACACCGGCGGGCTATGGAACCGAAGTAGCACAGGGTAAGGAAGTTAGAGAGTTTGATGGGAAAAAATATATTTTAGAAAATTGGCTAAAAGCTGATTTTGCGATAGTTAAAGCCTGGAAAGGAGATACACATGGTAATTTAATATTTAAGGCTACTGCTCGTAATTTCAATCCAATGATGGCCATGGCAGGAAAGATTACTATAGCCGAGGTGGAAGAATTGGTACCTGCCGGAGAACTCGATCCGGACCAAATCCATACACCCGGAATCTTTATTCAACGTATTTTTAAAGGAGTTGACTACGAGAAACGCATCGAGCAAAGAACTACCAGAAAAAGAGAACTTAGTTTGTAG